From a single Solanum dulcamara chromosome 4, daSolDulc1.2, whole genome shotgun sequence genomic region:
- the LOC129886365 gene encoding vacuolar protein sorting-associated protein 36 — MAGNWLPAAQLTGSGRPVLQPGEVECSLLSSVDLFSEETPSFPNLKSGLVILTTHRLLWVQESTTSPTAIFIPLSAITLIFPVKKSIKSMFASPRFRFQASVDEKGTKGAVVITLILRGKSDIDSFVEKFREAWRKKAWEDGEKSGSESSGSGLGSGHGSGADGGLAVRMPVVGVAGILRKEQEMWENTDKSLQEAFQDLNALMNKAKEMVILAEKMRAKLLSGSTSQATGTNDEEIGTKEEMQELLLSVGIVSPVTKESAGALYHQQLSRQLADFAKIPLERAGGMINLIDIYCLFNRARGTELISPDDLLRACSLWEKFDVPVMLRTFDSGVMVIQSKSHSDVEVFTRIRSMVTTPDALRSGVTASDAAMTLGIAPAMAKEHLLAAEGKGLLCRDVSPDGFRFFVNLLQEVDADDIFLVKDYGIYQTWVKVISAAR; from the exons ATGGCCGGAAATTGGCTACCGGCGGCACAGCTCACCGGGAGTGGGCGGCCGGTTCTTCAACCAGGAGAAGTGGAGTGCAGCCTTCTCTCCTCCGTAGACCTATTTTCTGAAGAAACCCCCAGTTTCCCTAACCTTAAATCCGGCCTCGTTATTCTCACAACTCATCGTCTTCTCTGGGTCCAAGAATCCACTACCTCCCCTACTGCCATTTTCATCCCCCTTTCAGCAATTACCCTCATCTTCCCTGTCAAAAAATCCATCAAGTCAATGTTCGCCAGCCCAAGATTCCGATTTCAGGCATCAGTTGATGAAAAGGGCACGAAAGGGGCTGTGGTTATTACTTTGATTCTTAGGGGAAAATCGGATATAGACTCCTTCGTGGAGAAGTTTAGGGAAGCATGGAGAAAGAAGGCTTGGGAAGATGGGGAAAAATCTGGGTCGGAGTCTTCAGGTTCAGGGTTGGGGTCGGGTCATGGATCGGGTGCTGATGGAGGATTGGCGGTGAGGATGCCGGTTGTTGGGGTAGCTGGGATATTGAGGAAAGAGCAGGAAATGTGGGAAAATACTGATAAGAGCTTGCAGGAAGCATTTCAGGATTTGAATGCTCTCATG AATAAGGCTAAAGAAATGGTGATTCTAGCAGAGAAAATGAGAGCAAAGCTTCTGTCTGGCTCAACTAGTCAGGCCACTGGCACAAATGATGAGGAAATTGGAACCAAAGAAGAGATGCAAGAACTGCTATTAAGTGTTGGTATTGTGTCTCCTGTTACTAAAGAATCTGCTGGTGCATTGTATCATCAACAATTATCTCGGCAG TTGGCAGATTTTGCCAAAATTCCACTGGAGAGAGCTGGAGGAATGATTAATCTCATTGACATCTATTGCCTTTTCAACCGGGCTCGTGGAACAG AATTGATCTCACCTGACGATTTGCTGCGTGCATGTTCTCTCTGGGAGAAGTTTGACGT ACCAGTTATGCTTCGGACGTTTGATAGTGGTGTCATGGTCATCCAGAGCAAAAGCCACAGTGATGTTGAG GTATTTACTAGAATTAGATCTATGGTTACTACACCTGATGCTTTACGATCAGGGGTCACTGCTAGTGATGCTGCAATGACTCTGGGAATTGCTCCAGCAATGGCTAAAGAGCACCTTCTCGCAGCTGAGGGCAAAG GACTTCTATGCAGAGATGTTAGTCCAGATGGATTCCGCTTTTTCGTCAATTTGTTGCAAGAAGTTGATGCTGATGATATATTCTT AGTGAAAGATTATGGAATCTATCAGACATGGGTCAAAGTTATCTCTGCCGCCAG GTGA